Proteins from one Leptonema illini DSM 21528 genomic window:
- a CDS encoding cbb3-type cytochrome c oxidase subunit II, which produces MEQLLKKHQRLEINGLLLTIGVTVAIAIGGMIEIIPPLFIRSSVPAEPGVKPYSALELAGRDIYIREGCSGCHSQMIRPFHWEAVRFGRDDNDENVYSTAGEYVYDRPFLWGSKRTGPDLWRESDLRNAEWHYRHFKDPTMQGEMAYSTHPAYPWLYEKRIDVEEIVRSMEVLDLFGTYAGQNAVYISRARAELEGKREIDGMVAYMMKLGRDRRESIDGLRKEKKLTVQE; this is translated from the coding sequence GTGGAACAGCTACTGAAGAAGCATCAGCGTCTTGAGATAAACGGCCTGCTTTTGACGATAGGAGTGACCGTTGCCATTGCCATAGGCGGCATGATTGAAATCATTCCGCCTCTTTTTATACGATCCAGCGTTCCCGCTGAGCCCGGCGTGAAGCCTTATTCGGCGCTCGAGCTGGCCGGTCGCGATATCTATATACGAGAAGGATGCAGCGGATGTCATTCGCAGATGATCCGACCGTTTCACTGGGAGGCCGTTCGCTTTGGACGGGACGATAATGACGAGAACGTGTACTCAACGGCCGGCGAGTACGTTTATGATCGTCCGTTCCTGTGGGGCTCAAAGCGAACGGGCCCTGATCTATGGCGCGAATCGGACTTGCGAAACGCGGAATGGCATTACAGGCATTTCAAGGATCCGACGATGCAGGGAGAGATGGCGTATTCCACACATCCCGCCTATCCCTGGCTTTATGAGAAACGAATCGATGTTGAGGAGATCGTTCGCAGCATGGAGGTTCTTGACCTGTTTGGAACGTATGCCGGGCAGAATGCCGTTTACATCAGCAGAGCGCGAGCGGAACTTGAGGGAAAGCGCGAGATCGACGGTATGGTTGCGTACATGATGAAGCTTGGACGAGATCGTCGCGAGAGCATCGACGGATTAAGAAAGGAGAAGAAGCTGACTGTGCAGGAATAG